Within Actinopolymorpha sp. NPDC004070, the genomic segment ATGGAGTGGACCTGTATCCCCCGAAGACACGTAGTCGGGGGCAGATTGGCCAAACCCGGCCAGCCTGCAGGCAGGGTCGAGGGTTGTGCTCCATGATCGGGTCCGACTGTGTCAGGACGGCGACGCGGCGGAGCCGTCGGCTCCGATCCGCCGCGTGTCCCCGATCCGCCAGGCGCTCGGCGCTCAGCCCTCCGACGGGGAGTTGCCGGGTACGGGAACGTCGGCGAACGCGGCCACGGTCCGGTCCGCGTAGGCACTGGCGTCGGCGTACTCCATCGGGCCCGCCCAGGTCGTCGGCAACGGTCCCACCTCGGGTGCCACCCGGGCGACGATCTCGTCCAGGATCCTCTCGGCGTCCCCGACCCACAGGTGCTTGCCGCCGTCGATGCCGACGACCTCCGCCTGCGGGATCGCCGCGAAACGCTCGCGGGCCTCCGCCGGGCGCAGGTAGTCGTCGAACTCCGGAACGAGAGCGGTCAGCGGCTTGCCGGACTCCGCCCACACCGCCAGGTGCTCGGGCCGGGAGAACCGCAGCGACGGCGAGAGCAGGATCGCGCCCTCCACCACGGGGTCGCAGCCGTGCATCAGCACCAGGTCCGAGCCGAACGACCAGCCCACCAGCCAGATCCGGGGCAGCTCGGCGAACTCGGCGTACTCCAGCGCGGCCGCCACGTCGAACCGCTCCGCGTCCCCGCCGTCGAACTCCCCCTCGCTCACGCCCTGGACGCTGCGGGTGCCGCGGGTGTTGAACCGGACGACCGCGAGCCCGGCCAGCGCGGGCAGCCGGTAGGCGGCCTTGCGGTAGATGTGACTGTCCATCATCCCGCCGTGGGTGGGCAGCGGGTGGACGCAGACCAGGGTCGCGACCGGCGCCCGGTCCAGCGGCTGGGAGACCTCACCGACCAGGGTCAGCCCGTCGGCGGTTTCCAGAGCAAGGGGGGTACGCCTGGCCGGGAGGACGCTGTTGGCCCGGATGGGCCGGGCGGCGCCCTCCGGCTGGTCGGCGCCCTGGTCGGCGGACTCGGCAGGGGTGTCGGCGGAACTGGTCACCCACCGATTGTCGCCTCCGGTCCCCCACCACCCATCCCCCGGGGCTCAGCGGCGCCGCCGCCGGTCACGGGCCCGCCAGCAGCCGTTGTGCCAGTGCCGGCGTTCGTCCAGACCGGTTCCGACGAACGACGAGGGATCCACCGGCCACGCCACCACGTGCGGGGTCGCGGGCGGGATCAACTGGTCGCAACCGGGACAGCGGTACGGCTTGGTGCTGGTCGATCCGGTGAGCTTGCGGACCACCCAGTCGCCGTCGGGCCACTCCTCCACCTGCTGGTGGCCGCCGAACAGCGGTCGCTGCGGAGGCTCGGGGCGGCGGGGGCGCGGGCGGCGTCGGGGCACGGGCCAATTGTCCCCTGCTCACCTGTGCCGCCGGCGCCGCCGGTCGCCTACCCTGGTCGCGTGCCGCGATACGAGTACCGCTGCCGCACCTGCGGCGACACGTTCGAGCGTGCCCTGCCGATGAGCGAGTCGGGTGCGCCCGCCCCCTGCCCCCACGGTCACGGGGACACGGTGAAGTTGCTGTCCACCGTCGCGCTCGGCGGCCGCGCCGGCACCGGTCCGGGCATGGCGGCCGCGCCGCCCGGCGCAGGCGGTTGCTGCGGCGGCGCCTGCGGTTGCCGCTGACCCGCCCGGGGTGTTGAGGGTGCAGGGCTAGTGCAGCCCGTACGCCCGGACCGAGGTCATCGTCAGCTCGTTGCCCTGGTCGTCCTCGGCCAGCGTCCGGATCGAGACGAAGCGGCCGGGCAGGTTCGGCTGGTTCACCCGCGCCGACCAGCGACCGGGTCCCGCCTGCGTCGTCGGCACCCGCGTCCAGGTGTGCCCGTCGTCGTACGACACCCACAGCAGCGTCCGGGTCACGGTCCTGGTCACGTCGGGGCTCGTCGTCACCAGGTTCAGCGTGAACGGCTGCCCGGCGCGCGCCCGCCCGTGCAGGTCGAACGTCCCGACCACGACCGTGTTCAGCAGCGGGATCGGCGCGGCGTAGCCCGCCGGCGCGGCCGAGGTGAACTGCCAGTGGCCGGTCACCGTCGTGGCGTACCTCAACCACGGCACGTGCTGGCCGGCGCGGAGGTCCAGCGTGTACGACGTGCGCGCCTTGGGCTGGACGCCGGCGTTCAGGGTGAACGGGTCGGTCGAGGTGGCCACCACCGCACCCGCGCGGCGGAGCGTACTGGTGGCGGTGATGCCGGTCGGGTCGTTGACGATGAGCGTCCCGTCGCGCAGGGACGGTGACAGCGCCGCCATCGAGAAGTTCATCACGCCGTCGCCCTGCCGGTACCCCTCCACCTGGGGCCGGAACGCCGCCGGGCTGAACGTGTGCCGGACCCGCTGGCCGGCCGCGTAGCGGAGCGGGTGGCGGACCTCGCTGTACCAGACCTGGGTGGGAGTGCTCCGGGCGTCGAAGTTGTCCGACCACGCCAGCGGCCTGCCGGCGTACTGCGGGGAGAACAGGTGCGTGCGCCGGGCCGGCAGCGGCACGTCGAAGTGCCACCCCAGCCCGATCATGGAGTCGCCGGGCAGTTCGGCCTCGCGGAACCACACGCCGTTGATGTTCAGTCCCGTTCCCGGAGCCGCGAACGCCGCGTCGTAACGGGTCAGGGCCGAGTCGTGCACCACGTACGCCGGGTTGGCCGGCACGCGGCCCTGCCGCCCGAGCAGCAGGTCGTAGGTGACCGAGCCGGCAGTCATGGAGCGGAACACGGTGAAGTCGTACGTCCTGCCGGTGACACTCGGGGTGGCCCGGGCGTAGAGCTGGTTGCGCACGTCACCCTGCAGGGTCAGCAGCGTGGTGAACGGGCCGCCGGCGACGGTTTCCACCAGGCCGAAGGTCGTCACCACGGTAGACGGAGAGGCCGCGTCGACCCGGGTGGTGATCAGGTGTGCCTGCCGCGCGTCCAGGGTCACGGTGGTGTTGGCACCGACACTGATCCGCGGGGCCGACAACAGCGTGTGGCTCGTCGGCGAGGAACCCTGGTCGGTGGACAGGATCCCGCTGAACGCGTAGGCGCCGGGCGTCAGCTGCGCCACCAGGCCGGCCGCGGATCCGGTCAGATCCGTCAGTTCGCCGGTGTCGAGGTTGGCGACCACGGTGGGCGATGGCTGCAACCGGCCGGGGTCGGTCACCAGCCTGCCCGCGCGGTCGATCACGCGGAGGGTAAGGGTGTACGCCGCCTCGTCCACCTGTGCGGCACCGAGCCCCGCGCCCCTCGCGGCGACCCCGTCGGCCCGCCCCGGCACGTCCAGCCAGACGTGGCTCGGCGTACCGGCGAGCCAACACCAGGTCCTCCCGGCCGCGGCCTTGGGTTCGGTGACGGCACGCCCTCTCAGACGGGGCACGGCTCTGCCGGGACGAAGCGCGCCCGGGATCCACGAGCGCACGGAGGCGGAGGCCTTCGAGTGGGCGAGGACCAGCGGCAGGTGGCCGGTCTTCTCGTCGTCGAGCCCTGAGCGCACCAGCCCGGCGACCTCGAACAACCGCGGGTCCAGCCGTCCGGCCGCCACCAGCGGCGCCGCGTCGGCCGGAACGACGTTCAGCTCGCGTCCGTGCCGGCGGATGCCGAACGTCATTCCGCGGCGGCCCGTCCCCGGAATCGGGGTGGCGGCGGAGACGCCGTCGCTTCTGGTGGTGACGCGCACCCGGTCGCCGGTGACCAGGGTCACCGTGGCGACCTTCGCCTGCTGGGCGCCTCGCCCTGCCTGGGCTCCTGGCGCCGACGCCGACGCACCGGACGTTCCCGGTGCGGCCGCTGTCGTGAAGGTCGAGAAGGCCGTAAGAGCGACTGTGGTCAGGGCAAGCAGAACCGTTCGCAGCCGACGCATCGATACACCCCCGTGTCAGCGCCACACCCGGCAAACGGTGCGGCGATGCCGAAAGCATTCCACCCGAGATGCGCGTTCGATGCGCCATCACGTACGCACATCCGGCAATCGGCGACAGTGGATGCCCTAGGGTGAGGCGTCGTGCGCCTCGTCATCGCCTCGTGCCAGGTCGACTACGTCGGCCGGCTCACCGCCCACCTGCCCCGCGCGAACCGCCTCATCCTGGTGAAGGCCGACGGTTCGGTGTCCATCCACAACGACGACCGGGCGTACAAGCCGCTCAACTGGATGAGTCCGCCGTGCAAGCTCGTCGAGCAGCCGGCCAGTGAGTGCGAGCCGGCCCGGTGGACGGTCACCGGCAAGGACGGCGGCCAGCTGGTGATCACCTTGGACGAGGTGCTGCACGACTCCAGCCACGAGCTCGGCGCCGACCCCGGACTGCGCAAGGACGGCGTGGAGGCGCACCTGCAGGAGCTTCTCGCCGACCATCCCGCCACGCTCGGGGAGGGTCTCACGCTCGTACGCCGGGAGTACCCCACCGCGATCGGTCCGGTCGACCTGCTCTGTCGCGACGCCGCCGGTGCGGCCATCGCGGTCGAGGTCAAGCGGCGCGGTGAGATCGACGGCGTCGAGCAGCTCACCCGTTACCTCGAACTCCTCAACCGCGACCCGCTGCTCGCGCCGGTGCGCGGGGTCTTCGCCGCGCAGGAGATCAAGCCGCAGGCCCGGGTCCTCGCGGGCGACCGGGGCATCGAGTGCGTGACGGTCGACTACGACGTGCTCCGCGGACTCGACGACCCGACCGCACGGCTGTTCTGACGGTAGCCACCCGGCGGTACGCCGAACCGCTCCCGGAACACCCGGCTGAAGTGGAACGCGCTGACGAACCCCGACGCCGCGGCCACGCTGCCGATCGGCAGGTCCGTCGCCTCCAGCAGCCGCGCCGCGTGCCGCATCCGGGCGTCC encodes:
- a CDS encoding alpha/beta hydrolase produces the protein MTSSADTPAESADQGADQPEGAARPIRANSVLPARRTPLALETADGLTLVGEVSQPLDRAPVATLVCVHPLPTHGGMMDSHIYRKAAYRLPALAGLAVVRFNTRGTRSVQGVSEGEFDGGDAERFDVAAALEYAEFAELPRIWLVGWSFGSDLVLMHGCDPVVEGAILLSPSLRFSRPEHLAVWAESGKPLTALVPEFDDYLRPAEARERFAAIPQAEVVGIDGGKHLWVGDAERILDEIVARVAPEVGPLPTTWAGPMEYADASAYADRTVAAFADVPVPGNSPSEG
- a CDS encoding zinc ribbon domain-containing protein; the encoded protein is MPRYEYRCRTCGDTFERALPMSESGAPAPCPHGHGDTVKLLSTVALGGRAGTGPGMAAAPPGAGGCCGGACGCR
- the nucS gene encoding endonuclease NucS; this encodes MRLVIASCQVDYVGRLTAHLPRANRLILVKADGSVSIHNDDRAYKPLNWMSPPCKLVEQPASECEPARWTVTGKDGGQLVITLDEVLHDSSHELGADPGLRKDGVEAHLQELLADHPATLGEGLTLVRREYPTAIGPVDLLCRDAAGAAIAVEVKRRGEIDGVEQLTRYLELLNRDPLLAPVRGVFAAQEIKPQARVLAGDRGIECVTVDYDVLRGLDDPTARLF